Proteins from one Paenibacillus amylolyticus genomic window:
- a CDS encoding response regulator transcription factor produces the protein MAEHENRILVVDDEERIRRLLKMYLEKEGYEIDEAEDGETALRKATAGDYGLILLDVMLPGMDGVEVCTRLRQVKSTPVLMLTAKGEEINRVQGFEVGADDYVVKPFSPREVIYRVKAILRRSSATAYLSKESNSSNNIVFPHLVIEHDAHRVTAGGEEISLTPKEYELLHYLATSPDKVFSREELLKDVWNYEFFGDLRTVDTHVKRLREKLNKVSPESAAMITTVWGVGYKLEVPK, from the coding sequence ATGGCTGAACATGAGAATCGAATATTGGTCGTGGATGATGAAGAGAGAATCCGCAGGCTTTTGAAAATGTATCTCGAAAAAGAAGGTTATGAAATCGATGAAGCCGAGGATGGGGAAACTGCGCTGCGTAAAGCAACAGCAGGGGACTACGGGCTGATTTTGCTTGATGTGATGTTGCCTGGGATGGATGGAGTGGAAGTATGTACCCGTCTTCGTCAGGTCAAATCAACACCGGTTTTGATGCTCACTGCAAAAGGTGAAGAGATTAACCGGGTTCAAGGCTTCGAAGTTGGCGCTGACGACTATGTTGTAAAACCCTTCAGCCCGCGTGAAGTGATTTATCGTGTCAAAGCAATTTTGCGTCGATCTTCTGCGACGGCTTATCTCTCCAAGGAGAGCAATTCGAGTAACAACATCGTGTTCCCGCATCTGGTTATTGAGCATGATGCCCACCGGGTAACTGCGGGTGGCGAAGAGATCAGTCTTACACCAAAAGAATATGAATTGCTGCATTACCTGGCAACATCTCCCGACAAAGTTTTCTCCAGAGAAGAATTGCTCAAAGATGTATGGAATTACGAATTCTTTGGCGATCTTCGTACCGTGGATACGCACGTGAAGCGTCTTCGCGAGAAACTTAACAAGGTATCGCCTGAATCGGCGGCCATGATTACGACGGTGTGGGGTGTGGGTTATAAACTGGAAGTACCGAAGTAG
- a CDS encoding type II CAAX endopeptidase family protein gives MKKFKFPKFKIQKAEPQQLTERLLLINLYFTQGLTLIIGVVWVLLQKRNLLDVLAWPDNYQFVWWGLGLAGIMLVMDLVLSYVIPQESMDDGGINEMLFRGRPIWHIVCIAAIVAVCEELLFRGAIQHAIGPYWTSILFAVIHIRYLRHWIPTGWVFVSSYGLGWIYLQSGTLWAPILCHFIIDLVSGLAIRFRRGS, from the coding sequence ATGAAAAAATTCAAGTTTCCCAAGTTCAAAATTCAAAAGGCTGAGCCACAGCAGCTTACCGAGCGTTTGCTTTTAATCAATCTATACTTTACACAAGGTCTGACACTGATTATCGGAGTTGTGTGGGTCTTGTTGCAAAAACGAAACTTGTTAGATGTACTTGCATGGCCTGACAATTACCAATTTGTATGGTGGGGTCTTGGTCTTGCTGGCATTATGCTTGTTATGGACTTGGTACTGTCGTATGTTATACCTCAGGAAAGCATGGATGACGGTGGAATTAACGAGATGCTGTTCCGTGGGCGTCCGATCTGGCACATTGTATGTATTGCAGCCATTGTTGCTGTGTGTGAGGAATTATTGTTCCGTGGAGCCATTCAGCATGCCATCGGTCCTTACTGGACAAGTATTTTGTTTGCAGTTATCCACATTCGTTATTTGCGCCACTGGATTCCAACAGGATGGGTGTTTGTCTCAAGTTATGGATTGGGTTGGATTTATTTGCAATCCGGCACATTATGGGCGCCTATATTATGTCACTTTATTATTGATTTGGTGTCCGGATTAGCGATACGTTTTCGGAGGGGATCATGA
- a CDS encoding collagen-like repeat preface domain-containing protein, with protein MSDDRKRVNIKAFLEGRSFRAGSPFIPITTRELEQFESILRSLAVAIPAAISQPSSANILSLQNGLRQLLTFVNQSGFRAGVKAELQAVLELTIAASEVVPLPLINLAGNLQNLLDDLLSVTLLLEVPPAEKDKLVGLIRSISLSLSRATSTFGTGGITGPAGPQGAPGVPGVPGVPGVPGVKGPTGSTGAIGPVGPVGPLGPVGPQGAQGPAGAPGVGLNNITGYDPALGPTYAQGQVVSYDGNLYVANVNGPAGIPGSSQITLFCWREEQRELQEQPGQV; from the coding sequence ATGTCCGATGATCGAAAAAGGGTCAATATTAAAGCTTTTTTGGAAGGCAGATCTTTTAGAGCGGGCTCTCCATTTATTCCAATAACCACAAGAGAACTGGAGCAGTTTGAATCCATACTTCGTTCTTTGGCTGTTGCTATTCCTGCTGCCATAAGTCAGCCATCCTCAGCCAATATTCTGTCTTTGCAGAACGGATTACGCCAGTTACTTACGTTTGTAAATCAATCCGGATTTCGTGCCGGGGTAAAAGCGGAATTACAAGCAGTACTAGAATTGACGATTGCAGCTTCAGAAGTTGTCCCTCTTCCTCTTATTAATCTCGCAGGGAACTTGCAGAACTTGTTGGATGACTTGTTAAGTGTGACACTGCTCTTGGAAGTCCCACCTGCAGAAAAAGATAAACTTGTGGGATTGATTCGATCCATATCGTTATCCCTAAGTCGGGCGACTTCGACTTTCGGAACCGGAGGCATCACAGGTCCTGCTGGACCACAGGGAGCACCAGGAGTTCCGGGTGTACCCGGTGTTCCAGGAGTTCCTGGGGTGAAAGGGCCTACTGGAAGTACGGGAGCTATTGGACCTGTTGGGCCCGTCGGGCCTTTAGGACCCGTGGGTCCACAGGGAGCTCAAGGTCCGGCAGGGGCCCCTGGTGTTGGCTTGAACAATATTACTGGATATGATCCGGCACTTGGACCGACATATGCTCAGGGGCAAGTCGTCAGTTATGATGGAAATCTATATGTTGCCAATGTAAACGGTCCAGCGGGTATACCCGGGAGTTCCCAGATTACACTCTTTTGTTGGCGGGAGGAACAACGGGAGCTACAGGAGCAACCGGGGCAGGTTTAA
- a CDS encoding redoxin family protein, protein MGKSRRTVQIVILTLILVLGGYAITTSVSGSNGKPKEGDKSPSFELLGLDGQVHTSDEYKGKALVINFWGTWCEPCVKEMPALQAQADKWKDQGVQFVGINVGEDQMTVDNFVRQVGVTFPIMLDREKNSVRDFGISPMPTTFFVSDTGKISTIHIGQLDLDTLDAQISQLAKQP, encoded by the coding sequence ATGGGGAAATCAAGAAGAACGGTGCAAATCGTCATTTTGACATTGATCCTGGTGTTGGGCGGATATGCGATTACCACATCGGTATCCGGCTCGAATGGCAAGCCAAAGGAAGGGGACAAGTCTCCTTCTTTTGAATTGCTGGGCCTGGATGGTCAAGTTCATACGTCTGACGAGTACAAAGGAAAAGCTTTGGTGATCAATTTCTGGGGCACTTGGTGTGAGCCTTGTGTTAAGGAAATGCCTGCACTTCAGGCGCAAGCTGACAAATGGAAAGACCAGGGAGTACAATTTGTTGGCATTAATGTTGGAGAAGACCAGATGACCGTGGACAATTTTGTTCGGCAGGTTGGGGTTACGTTTCCAATCATGTTAGACCGTGAGAAAAACTCGGTGCGTGATTTCGGGATCTCTCCGATGCCAACAACATTCTTTGTATCTGACACGGGCAAAATCTCTACCATTCATATCGGCCAACTTGATTTGGACACACTCGACGCTCAAATTTCGCAACTGGCGAAGCAGCCCTGA